From a single Thermoflexus sp. genomic region:
- a CDS encoding Druantia anti-phage system protein DruA → MSDPGDRLRARVLEHLRSLGFEVDAGSRGLLTLRAPDGKDALRRLHAEARCFILRGHQEWIRWAWPRLSPHFARGDQVIPERIRPVLVEVAEPWQAGLFRLARLTWSLPYSKGYGRRLRFLILDEGNRTPSGHPFLIGILALQSPPLSFPPRDRRFRYPPGRKVELVNQTMDIQTLGAVPPYSDLLGGKLVALAAASNEVRRAYQRKYGGRRTEIEGRILPAHLVALTTTSAFGRSSLYNRLQYRGEPIAVSLGYTEGYGTFHLEVLYPLFRGFLEAQGVSTKGGYGVGPRIKWQTCVRALERLGLPRALLRHALRREAFLFPLIHNLEDYMEGRVAEPLYRDLPFADLAAYWRERWLLPRAGRVDRWRAWEPERLLDLLIVDEGG, encoded by the coding sequence ATGAGCGATCCTGGGGATCGCTTGCGGGCCCGGGTGCTGGAGCATCTGAGGTCGCTGGGGTTTGAGGTGGATGCCGGGAGTCGGGGCCTCCTCACGCTGCGGGCGCCGGATGGGAAAGATGCCCTGCGCCGGCTGCATGCGGAAGCGCGCTGCTTCATCCTCCGTGGGCATCAGGAATGGATCCGCTGGGCCTGGCCGAGGCTCTCCCCCCATTTCGCCCGAGGAGACCAGGTCATCCCGGAACGGATCCGCCCGGTCCTGGTGGAGGTGGCCGAACCGTGGCAGGCGGGTCTCTTCCGCCTGGCCCGCCTCACCTGGTCCCTTCCCTATTCGAAAGGCTATGGCAGAAGGTTGCGCTTCCTGATCCTGGATGAGGGCAACCGCACGCCGTCCGGACATCCTTTCCTCATCGGCATCCTGGCGCTCCAGTCCCCTCCCCTCTCCTTTCCCCCTCGCGATCGGCGTTTCCGGTATCCGCCCGGGCGCAAGGTGGAGCTGGTCAATCAGACCATGGACATCCAGACCCTGGGGGCGGTGCCGCCGTATAGCGATCTCCTGGGTGGGAAACTGGTCGCCCTGGCCGCGGCCTCGAACGAGGTGCGCCGGGCCTATCAGAGGAAATACGGCGGCCGTCGGACGGAGATCGAGGGACGGATCCTGCCGGCGCATCTGGTGGCGCTGACGACGACCAGCGCCTTCGGGCGGTCCAGCCTGTATAACCGCCTTCAATATCGCGGCGAGCCGATCGCGGTTTCCCTGGGTTACACCGAAGGCTATGGGACCTTTCATCTGGAGGTCCTGTATCCGCTCTTTCGCGGGTTTCTGGAGGCTCAGGGGGTTTCCACGAAAGGCGGCTACGGGGTAGGGCCGCGGATCAAGTGGCAGACCTGCGTGCGGGCGCTGGAACGATTGGGGCTTCCTCGCGCTCTCCTGCGCCACGCGCTCCGTCGGGAGGCCTTTCTTTTCCCGCTGATCCACAACCTGGAGGACTACATGGAGGGGCGGGTGGCGGAGCCCCTGTATCGAGATCTCCCCTTTGCGGATCTGGCCGCTTACTGGCGGGAGCGCTGGCTGCTGCCCCGGGCGGGTCGGGTGGACAGATGGCGTGCGTGGGAGCCGGAGCGCCTGCTGGATCTCCTGATCGTGGACGAAGGAGGATAA
- a CDS encoding ABC transporter permease subunit: MKAVFRYTLSGFRWAMVGWGLGLGLLGGYLIPFYDTIFEQRAQWEELLRAYPRELLVFFGEIQDIADPATYLHAQFFSWLPLFLGFFAILAGSALIAGLEEGGQLDLLLGQPVSRWAFFAARVLAFLVATGGILGLSYLGLILARPLSRHLGLGPWEMLMPFLTMFALLWLFGSLSLWLSLALPSRRVAAAVAGTLLVAGFFLTALARLDERLEPLARLSPFTYYQGGEAVRSLRVDWLVGLLIASLVFLLLAGWWFQRKDLRVSGEGTWALPLPRSRALS; this comes from the coding sequence ATGAAAGCGGTCTTTCGTTACACGCTGTCCGGATTCCGCTGGGCGATGGTGGGCTGGGGGCTGGGGTTGGGGTTGTTGGGGGGCTATCTCATCCCCTTCTATGACACGATCTTCGAGCAGCGGGCCCAGTGGGAGGAGCTGCTGCGGGCCTATCCCCGGGAGCTGCTGGTCTTCTTCGGGGAGATCCAGGACATCGCGGATCCGGCGACGTATCTACACGCGCAGTTCTTCTCCTGGCTGCCGCTCTTTTTGGGGTTTTTCGCCATCCTCGCCGGCAGCGCCCTGATCGCCGGCTTGGAGGAGGGAGGACAGCTGGATCTGCTCCTCGGGCAGCCGGTGAGCCGGTGGGCGTTCTTCGCCGCCCGCGTCCTGGCCTTCCTGGTGGCCACCGGGGGGATCCTGGGGCTCTCGTATTTGGGCCTGATCCTCGCGCGGCCGCTCTCCCGGCATCTGGGCCTGGGGCCGTGGGAGATGCTAATGCCTTTTCTTACGATGTTCGCGCTGCTGTGGCTGTTCGGGAGCTTGTCCTTGTGGCTCAGCCTGGCGCTGCCCTCCCGGCGGGTCGCGGCGGCGGTGGCGGGGACGTTGCTGGTTGCGGGGTTCTTCCTGACCGCGCTGGCCCGGCTAGATGAGCGGCTGGAGCCTCTGGCCCGCCTTTCGCCTTTCACATACTATCAGGGGGGAGAGGCCGTCCGTTCCCTGCGGGTGGACTGGCTCGTGGGGTTGCTGATCGCCTCGCTGGTCTTCCTCCTGCTGGCGGGGTGGTGGTTCCAGCGCAAGGACCTGCGGGTGAGCGGCGAAGGCACCTGGGCGCTCCCCCTCCCGCGTTCCCGGGCCTTGTCGTGA